In a single window of the Nakaseomyces glabratus chromosome B, complete sequence genome:
- the FUS1 gene encoding Fus1p (CAGL0B00968g~Ortholog(s) have role in cortical protein anchoring, cytogamy, regulation of termination of mating projection growth and endoplasmic reticulum, integral component of plasma membrane, mating projection tip localization) — protein sequence MKGKGKSLSAGLNNLFKAAAVLLNPNKNNRSLRLILGLSIGLPIGVGVLFAIMLYFFVRNKLSRTNFSKAIGRSETHTDNFSSLDQAWIDLEGITKHTDHNFSATKSSSGTVSNAITQDSHIRTPQMAHCPLATADNNLPRNGSNLFADADNYLYSHPPNIYSIDSSISMLNAEPEIRPNYFKDQKKKNSWKYNSPLSKWFLRSSLYLQCSSENLTNISSLPNVKCSNILTSVVESCVDKPEITEQYVEETYLGSLTESSINTLSVNDVKSKEANKLNEITGTCLKKPAITLSGLELPINPNYKKNRKKAQMRLRTHLDYLAKTKPLPLTPTSSAIVKLKAGIQYRVREEYVPSLSDEIHVTVGETVRVLASHNDGWALVERIEASDGKRLVSSGSYINENRGIIPNKCLLS from the coding sequence ATGAAAGGGAAAGGCAAGAGTTTGTCGGCGGGACTCAACAATTTGTTTAAAGCTGCAGCAGTCCTATTAAATCccaacaaaaataatagaagtTTGAGACTTATATTAGGATTGTCGATTGGATTACCTATTGGAGTCGGTGTGCTATTTGCAATAATGctctatttttttgttagaAATAAGTTATCTCGGACAAATTTTAGTAAAGCTATAGGGCGTTCTGAAACGCATActgataatttttcaagtttgGACCAAGCATGGATTGATTTAGAAGGTATTACTAAGCATACTGATCATAACTTCAGTGCTACTAAATCTAGTTCTGGTACAGTATCTAATGCAATAACTCAAGACTCTCACATTAGGACGCCGCAAATGGCACATTGTCCGCTCGCTACCGCTGATAATAACTTACCACGTAACGGCTCTAATCTATTTGCCGATGCTGATAATTATTTGTACTCTCATCCACCCAATATTTATAGTATTGATTCTAGTATCTCGATGTTAAATGCCGAACCTGAAATAAGACCAAATTATTTTAAAGatcagaagaagaaaaatagcTGGAAGTACAACTCACCATTATCAAAATGGTTCTTGAGAAGttctttatatttacaGTGTTCAAGTGAAAATCTGACAAATATATCAAGTTTACCCAATGTTAAATGCTCTAATATCTTGACTTCAGTAGTTGAAAGTTGTGTTGATAAGCCAGAAATAACTGAGCAGTATGTTGAAGAAACGTACCTGGGGTCACTAACAGAGAGTTCAATCAATACACTGTCTGTTAATGATGTTAAAAGCAAGGAAGCTAAcaaattgaatgaaattaCTGGCACCTGCCTCAAAAAACCGGCTATTACCTTATCCGGCTTAGAGTTACCAATAAATCCGAACTATAAaaagaatagaaaaaaagcCCAAATGAGACTTCGAACCCACCTGGACTACCTCGCCAAGACAAAACCATTGCCCTTAACACCAACTTCGTCTGCGATAGTTAAATTGAAAGCTGGAATACAATATAGAGTACGAGAAGAATATGTACCTAGTCTTAGTGATGAGATACATGTGACTGTAGGTGAAACAGTTAGAGTATTAGCGTCACATAATGATGGGTGGGCATTAGTAGAGCGGATCGAAGCTAGTGATGGCAAAAGGCTTGTATCATCTGGATCTtatattaatgaaaatagaGGTATAATACCTAATAAATGTCTTTTATCATAA
- the HBN1 gene encoding nitroreductase family protein (CAGL0B00990g~Ortholog(s) have oxidoreductase activity, acting on NAD(P)H, nitrogenous group as acceptor activity and role in cellular response to oxidative stress, negative regulation of fatty acid metabolic process), which translates to MSAVAPYLKTIASRRTIYALKPELPSGVTINDVQSTIQAIVKETPTAFNSQVNRAVILTGETHKKVWDSVANAIADPAGKKRPESVRDEAYGSVIFFTDDKTTEKLQADFPAWSAAFPQFADHASGAAQINSWAALEALGLGGHLQHYNGYVKAALPSKIPASWSVHSQLVFGAPGAAPGEKTYIDNEVEIFN; encoded by the coding sequence ATGTCCGCTGTTGCTCCATACTTGAAGACCATTGCTTCTAGAAGAACTATCTACGCTCTAAAGCCAGAATTGCCATCCGGTGTTACTATCAATGACGTTCAATCTACCATCCAAGCTATCGTCAAGGAAACTCCAACTGCTTTCAACTCTCAAGTTAACCGTGCTGTTATCTTGACCGGTGAAACCCACAAGAAGGTCTGGGACAGTGTTGCTAACGCCATTGCCGACCCAGCTGGTAAGAAGAGACCAGAATCTGTCAGAGATGAAGCTTACGGTTCCgttatcttcttcactGATGACAAGACCACCGAAAAGCTACAAGCTGACTTCCCAGCTTGGTCTGCCGCTTTCCCACAATTCGCTGACCACGCCTCTGGTGCCGCTCAAATCAACTCATGGGCTGCTTTGGAAGCTTTGGGTCTAGGTGGTCACCTACAACATTACAACGGTTACGTTAAGGCTGCTTTGCCATCCAAGATCCCAGCCTCTTGGTCCGTTCACTCTCAATTGGTCTTCGGTGCTCCAGGTGCTGCTCCAGGTGAGAAGACTTACATTGACAACGAAGTCGAAATCTTCAACTAA